Genomic segment of Salvia splendens isolate huo1 unplaced genomic scaffold, SspV2 ctg703, whole genome shotgun sequence:
AGCTATTAATATCTCCTCTCTCTCATCGTTGCACAATTTCAACCCAAGACCAACAGCACATTCACTCATGGCCTGGAAGTGTCCGAGTGCCAAAAAAGCAAAGGAGCCTTGCAGTTCAACTATCTACCTCTGTGGGCGATGCTTTGTTGTCGTCTTCAGATTTTGTGGAGCATCTGCCTCAGCATACACAGTCTCTCTTTCTGCTTGCAGAAAGTACTGGCTACTCACTGGCTAGTTATTATACTTCTCTGGGTCTCTTTGTCATCTCCGTTCCCGGTCTTTGGTCCCTCATCAAACGTTCAGTAAAATCCAAGGTACTGTACTTCTAGCTCCAATTACTGCTTCTTTTAAACTAGCATGGGGTAAGATTGAGGATACATACTAGTGTTGTTTCGTTGCTCTCTTTTTTCGTTGAAATCAAATTTTACATCTAAATATCTGAATCAGGTTGTCAAGAAGACACTCGTACGAGAAGGGGAAGGAAAGAAGGCGCCTAATCAGGTTGCAGGAGAAATACTATCGTTCTTTACTCGCAACAATTTTGTAGTGTCAGATAGAGGAGAGACAATAGTGTAAGCAATCAATAACACTGCTTTGTGCTGTTGAGTACTTTCATTTCGTAGTTCGG
This window contains:
- the LOC121791003 gene encoding protein COFACTOR ASSEMBLY OF COMPLEX C SUBUNIT B CCB1, chloroplastic-like; the encoded protein is MATKLLISPLSHRCTISTQDQQHIHSWPGSVRVPKKQRSLAVQLSTSVGDALLSSSDFVEHLPQHTQSLFLLAESTGYSLASYYTSLGLFVISVPGLWSLIKRSVKSKVVKKTLVREGEGKKAPNQVAGEILSFFTRNNFVVSDRGETIVFEGVMVPSRGQAALLTFCTCISLASVALVLTITYPDIGNNWFWLTILSPLAGVYYWKKASRKEQIQVKVLVGDDGNLSEIIVQGDDQQVEQMRKELQLSEKGMVYVKGLFER